In Rhodospirillum rubrum ATCC 11170, a genomic segment contains:
- a CDS encoding helix-turn-helix transcriptional regulator gives MSEKINSDARPREQAIKVFRRLMACSRGISRETLKNELECSERTVDRIVDDINNALSADLEIVKAPNNNNEICYQLVSHKEENVPGFSFEEVRYLATCRDLAAPYLPEAVIGRINRSLVNLALHLEEGQRRSVSGAPITFANKGYIDYGPHAETIKTLNEAIANRRVCSLCYLPMNERTAKSYRYAPGRIVAMNGVFYVQGHYLDEGSLLPGHFITFLLHRITQITPGEEYFHFNAFEDTSRAFGLKWHEPMRRQIHVAADAADYVRDRIWSADQTIEEQDDGGIILSVTTTSEKELQAWVWSFGGLAEIITPSSNEESQGQDTTASPAPLAADPRVLQD, from the coding sequence ATGTCAGAGAAAATCAATTCCGACGCCCGCCCGCGGGAACAAGCCATCAAGGTGTTTCGTCGCTTGATGGCTTGTTCCCGGGGAATCTCTCGAGAAACGCTTAAGAACGAGCTTGAATGTTCAGAACGAACCGTTGACAGAATAGTTGACGATATCAATAACGCTCTCAGCGCCGATCTGGAAATTGTGAAAGCACCAAATAATAACAATGAAATCTGTTATCAGCTTGTTTCTCATAAAGAAGAAAATGTCCCTGGCTTTTCCTTCGAGGAAGTCCGCTATCTAGCGACGTGCCGCGATCTCGCCGCGCCTTATCTTCCCGAAGCCGTGATCGGCCGCATCAACCGCAGCCTAGTCAATCTGGCGCTCCACCTGGAAGAAGGCCAGCGCCGCTCGGTTTCGGGCGCGCCGATCACCTTTGCCAACAAGGGATATATCGATTACGGCCCCCATGCCGAGACCATCAAAACCCTCAATGAGGCGATTGCGAACCGTCGTGTTTGCAGCTTGTGCTATCTGCCGATGAACGAGCGCACCGCCAAATCCTACCGCTACGCGCCCGGTCGGATCGTGGCCATGAACGGGGTGTTTTATGTGCAGGGCCACTACCTAGACGAGGGGTCGCTGTTACCGGGCCACTTCATAACCTTCTTGCTGCACAGGATCACCCAAATCACCCCGGGCGAGGAATACTTCCACTTCAACGCTTTTGAGGACACCTCCCGCGCCTTCGGCCTGAAATGGCACGAACCCATGCGCCGACAGATCCATGTGGCCGCCGACGCCGCCGATTATGTCCGCGACCGCATCTGGAGCGCCGATCAGACCATCGAAGAACAAGACGACGGCGGCATCATCCTCAGCGTCACCACGACAAGCGAAAAAGAGCTTCAGGCCTGGGTTTGGAGCTTCGGCGGATTGGCGGAGATTATTACCCCATCCTCGAACGAGGAAAGCCAGGGACAAGACACGACCGCCTCCCCCGCGCCTTTAGCGGCGGACCCCCGCGTTCTCCAGGACTGA